The following coding sequences are from one Ornithodoros turicata isolate Travis chromosome 1, ASM3712646v1, whole genome shotgun sequence window:
- the LOC135396745 gene encoding uncharacterized protein LOC135396745, translating to MVGDAPTALNHNIPFMDSSNSKKHGRYRKRHRTDVLVTQSLDLTPEPWFAKVLIIHGEDESNPLSKVSPFAIAKELEKAIGKSYSAKKLTTGDLQIEVQTRQQSSTLLSLNRIPDVPVKVSRHRTLNIVKGVISEHELLDCSDAEIEEGLKDEGVVTARRITMRRDGKEIATKHIVISFQLHKLPTTIKAGYINCHVRPYIPNPRRCFKCQRFGQGSQVCRGQATCPKCAGTDHAAETCEKHVRCANCKGNHPVYSRSCPRWKEEKDILKVKVTQNLSYRDAKAQVEFSKKGTFSEVVRRGVAPLRKPVETQTSGSLPNTPQQKGKDTEVSLPVSRSPPETETTSTEVHGTASIWDGATPGQSHATLQDMDMDDDDCLSQKSSSSIPGVLPQGKEKRERTSSRGRGSRPKSTQKVLPPRITPP from the coding sequence atggtgggcgacgcacctactgcactgaaccaCAACATTCCTTTTATGGATTCTTCAAACTCAAAAAAACATGGTCGGTACCGAAAGCGGCACCGCACCGATGTACTAGTAACGCAATCACTGGACCTCACACCagaaccatggtttgcaaaggTTCTGATCATCCATGGAGAAGACGAGTCTAACCCCCTGAGCAAAGTATCACCATTTGCGATCGCGAAGGAACTGGAAAAAGCCATAGGGAAGTCCTATTCCGCGAAAAAGTTGActacaggagacttgcagatcGAAGTCCAGACACGACAGCAAAGCTCGACTCTGCTTTCCCTAAACAGAATTCCTGACGTACCTGTTAAGGTTTCGAGGCATCGTACGCTGAACATAGTGAAGGGCGTGATATCTGAGCATGAACTTCTTGATTGTTCAGATGCTGAGATCGAAGAGGGTCTAAAGGATGAAGGTGTTGTGACAGCGCGGCGAATAACTATGCGTCGAGACGGTAAGGAGATTGCCACTAAACACATTGTTATTTCCTTTCAATTACATAAGCTTCCCACTACCATTAAAGCAGGGTACATCAACTGTCACGTCCGGCCATATATCCCAAATCCGCGGAGGTGCTTTAAGTGCCAACGTTTTGGTCAAGGGTCGCAGGTCTGTCGTGGACAGGCTACCTGTCCGAAATGCGCAGGCACAGATCACGCTGCAGAGACCTGTGAGAAGCATGTCAGATGTGCAAACTGTAAAGGTAATCATCCTGTCTACTCTCGCTCCTGTCCACGGTGGAAGGAAGAGAAAGACATACTGAAGGTCAAAGTGACACAAAATCTTTCATACCGAGATGCAAAAGCGCAGGTTGAGTTTTCGAAAAAGGGAaccttctccgaagtggtgcgcaggggagtagcACCACTGAGGAAACCTGTAGAGACCCAGACTTCTGGGTCTCTACCCAATACTCCTCAACAAAAGGGAAAGGACACCGAGGTGTCTCTTCCTGTTTCTAGATCTCCTCCGGAGACAGAAACAACTTCTACTGAAGTTCATGGCACTGCCTCCATCTGGGATGGGGCCACACCAGGCCAATCCCACGCCACATTGCAAGACATGGACATGGACGACGACGACTGCTTATCGCAGAAGTCGTCGTCTAGTATCCCAGGTGTACTCCCtcaggggaaagaaaagagagagaggacatCTAGCCGAGGTAGGGGCAGCAGACCAAAAAGTACACAGAAAGTGCTTCCACCAAGGATAACTCCTCCCTAA